DNA from Methylobacterium currus:
TGTGCAGGTAATGGACGTGGATGTGCGCGATCTCGGCCGGCAGCTCGCGGGCGAGCACCAGGGCCTGGCCGAGCCGCCGGCCGCGATGGGGCGTGAGGTCGCGGGCGAGGTCGCGCCAGGCGAGCTTCAGGAGCGGGAGGAGGCCCGGCCGGCGCAGGGCCGCGAGCGCCCCGCGCAGCACCCGGAGCGGCGCCTGGTAGAGGTATTCCGGCAGGTAGGCGACGGGGGCGCGGATCTGCCGGTGCATCGGGTGCACGGCGCCGTCATGCGGCTGGCGGAGGGACCAGATCGTCAGGTCCAGGCCCCGCGCCTCGAGGCCGAGCAGCTCCTGCGCGATGAAGGTCTCGGACAGGCGCGGATAGCCCTTGACGAGGACGGCGATGCGAAGCGGGGGCATGAAAGGGGTCGCTCGGGACAGGTCGCTTACTCGGCGGCCACGCAGGCGGCGTCCGCCGCGGCGGCGAGGCGGCGGATCGCCGGCAGGCCGTCGAGGAGGCCGGGTATCGGCCGGGACGAGGGGGGCGGATTGTGGGGCAGGGCGGCGAGGGCCGCGGCCATGCGGGCGGTGTCCTCGTCCTCCCCGGGCTCGATGACCCCGACGAGGCCGAGCCGGGCGGCGGCGCGGGCGCGGATCAGCTGCTCGCGCCGGGGCCGCACCCGCGGCAGGATCAGGCCTGGGCGGTCGAAGGACAGGATCTCGCAGAAGGTGTTGTAGCCGCCCATCGCCACCACGCCGGCGGCCCGGCGCATCAGCCGTTCCAGCCGCGCGTCGAAATCCAGGGAGGCGAGTCGCGGATGGGCGGCGATGCGGGCGCTGAGCGCCGCCTGCTCGGCGGCGGGGAAGAACGGGCCGAACACCACCAGCGCCCGGTGCTCCAGTCCTTGCGCCTCGTAGGCCCGCACCACCGCCTCGACCAGCTCGACCCCGTCGCCGCCCCCGCCCGGGGTGACGAGGAGGAACGGCTCCTCCGCCGTCGCGTCGGGCAAGGCGGCGTCGGGGGCGTCGCGGCGCAGGTAGCCGGTATAGGTCAGGCGCTCCGCGACGCCCCCCGGCAGCGCCAGCCCGTCGAGGGGAGCGTAGATCTCCTCCAGGCCGTAGACCCAGAGCGAATCGTAGAGGGGCAGCACGGCGAGGGCGCCCTTGCGCTCCCATTCGGGCGCCAGCAGCGCCGGATCGTCGAGGACGTCGCGCAGGCCGAGGACCAGCCGGCAGCCCCTGGCCTTGAGGCGGTGGAGCGCCGGCAGCACCTCGCCGTGGAAGCCCGCCGGCTCCTTGTCGACGAGGAACAGGTCGGGGGCGAAGCGCTCGGCGACGTGGCGGATCAGGGCGGCGCGGGTCGCCACCACCTCGTCGAGGCCGTGGCCGGGGCCGAGGCTCTGGTACTCGCCGCTGGCGAGCTTGGTCACCCCCGGCAGGCGCCGGCAGCTCACCCCGGGGGCGAACCGGAAGGCGTGGCTCACCGGCGAGCCGGACAGGATCACCACCCGCCGCTCCGGCGCCCCCGCCACCAGGGCATGCGCGATGGCCCGCGCCCGGCGCAGGTGGCCGAGCCCGAACGTATCGTGCGAGTAGATCAGCACCCGCTGCGGAGCGCCGCCGGGCACGGGGGACACGAACGTCATCCGGCGAACACTTCGGACCGGACGGACATTGCGGTCCGGGAAAACGACGCCCTTGAGGGCATTTCGGCCCACAGGACGATGGAGGCCCGTGCGGACACGGCGGGCCGGGTACGGCTCAACGGCATCGGCATCGGGTTGCAGACCTCCCGGGCGCGGGAGGCCAGAGTAGCGCATCCGCCCCCGGCCCGGCTACCCGCGCTCAGGCAGTTATGGCCAGGCTTGTGGCGGCGCGGCATCGCCGGGCAGGACGGGGGTGCTGCGCCCAGGTGGGCCGGTGCCGTCCCACGGCTCTCCTCCACTTGGGACGGCCCGCCAGCCGTCGCCGCGCGCCTCCAGGGGACCTGCTTCGACGAGGGTCGAGCGCCCGCGCATGCAGGTCGTCCAGGCTGAATGGCGCCAGGGGCAACAGATCCGTACCCGTCCAGGACAGCTCACCGGCTCCCGCGCGCGACGAGTCTTCGCGGTGGGGAACGCAGCCTCCCCCGAGACGGCGATGAGCCGGGACCACCGCCAGGTGCAAGGCCTGCAAGCCGTTAAGTCCGTACGCGCACAGGCGCAGGTCCCGGGCGGGCCCGAGGAGGCTGGACGTGCATCGCCACAGCGCCTCGCCGTGCTGAACTGGACGGAAGACGGATGCGCGGCGCGCGTGCCGGGGAGAGGACGCAGCGCCACTCGGCGATGAGCCCGGTCCGTTCTGCGGCACCGGCAAGGTCCGTTCGGCACGTCTCGCGCGGGTTTGATCGGCTTCTATCCCGGCGGCACCACATCGATCTGGATCCCGCTGTAATACGCGGCCAAGTTGGCGATGTCGGCATCCGACAGATCCTGCGCCGCCACCGACATCACCTCGTTCTTGCGGGTCCCATTGCGGAACTCCGTCAGCGCCTTGACGAGGTAGGGCTCGACCTGGCCGGCGAGGTTGGGGGCGTCGGGCAGCTTCGAGAGGCCGTCGAGGCCGTGGCAGGCCTGGCAACCCACCGCCTTGGCCCGGCCGGCCTTGGCGTCCCCGGCGGCGGCCGGAACGGTCGCGGCAAGCAGCAGCAGGAGGGCGAGGGAGCGGGTCATGGGCGTCTCCTGAGGGGGAGGGGCGGCCCGAGGACCGCCCCCTTGAACAAACGCTACTTCTCGTAGGAGATGCGGTAGATCGCGCCCGCCGTGTCGTCGGAGACCAGCAGCGAGCCGTCGGGCAGGGTCGCGACGTCGACCGGGCGGCCGAGATATTCGCCGCCCTCGGTCAGCCAGCCCTCGGCGAAGGGCTCGGGCTTGCCGGCGGTGCCGTCCTTGTTGACCGGCACGAACATCACCCGGGCACCGATCGGCGTGGTGCGGTTCCAGGAGCCGTGCTCGGCGGTGAAGATGCCGCCGCGGTACTTGTCCGGGAATTGCTTGCCCTTGTACACGATCATGCCGAGATCGGCGGCGTGGGGCGGCAGCTCCGCCTTCGGCGGCACGACGTCGGCCGGAACCTTGTCGTCCTTGTACTCGACCGTGCGGACGCCGCCGCCGCCATACCACGGGAAGCCGAAGTTCTGGCCCGGCTTGGTGATCTGGTTCAGCTCGCCCGGGGGCTGGTCGTCGCCCATGCCGTCGACCTGGTTGTCGGTGAACCACAGGGTCTTGTCGGGGGCGAAGTCCATGCCGACCGAGTTGCGGATGCCGGTGGCGTAGACCTCGCGGTTCTTGCCGTCGGCATCCATGCGGATGATGCCGCCGATCCCGGTCTTGGCGTAGAGGTCGGCCTTGTCCTTCGGCGGCACGTTGTAGGGCTGGCCGAGCGAGACGTAGAGCTTGCCGTCCGGCCCGATGCGGCAGATCCGGGCGGTGTGGTTGTAGCTCTCCTCGCCCGGCGGGATCAGCTCGCCCTGCTTGACCACGACGACCGCCGGGCCGTCCGTTCCCTCGTAGAAGAACTCGGCCGCCGGGAAGGCCAGCACCCGGTTCTGCTCGACGATGGTCAGGACGCCGTCGCGGGAGAAGCAGACGCCGTTCGGGATCTTGAAGTCGACGCCCGGCGCGTAGACCTTCACCTCGTCGGCGACCCGGTCCTTGTCGCGGTCGGTGACGGTGTAGACCTTGGACTTGCGGGTCCCGACGAAGACCACGCCGGCATTGGGGCCGACCGCCATGGCGCGGGCATCCGGCACCACGGCGTAGAGCTCGATCTTGAAGCCGTCCGGCACCTTGATCTTCTGCAGGGTGCGGTTGATCGCGTCGGCGCGCCGGCCGGTCTGCGGGATCGGCGGCGGCTCGGCGACGCCGGTCTGCTTGAAGCTGCCGAGCTTCTCCAGGTTGTCGACCTTGGCCTTGGTGTCGCCGGCGGTGGCGTCCTGCGCGAGGGCCGAGCCCGCGAAAGACACGCTCGCGGCGAGAGCCGCCATCAGGAAGGGCTTCATCGGGGTGTCCTCCGTGTCGGCCATTTCAGGCGTGGCCGAGCTTGTTGCTCGCCATGTATGCCGGCAGCTCTCACAGGCGGCAAGCAGAGCAGGACGCCTAGGCCGTTCACGCCGCCGTGATCAGCCGCGCAGGGCAGGAGGCAGTGTCCGGTCGAAGCCCGTCGCGGCCTCGTAGGCTGCCGCGATGGCGAGCAGATCGGCCTCCTGGTGGTTCGGGGCGATGAGCTGGAGTCCCATCGGCAGTCCGGCCGGGTTGAGGCCGACCGGCAGGCTGATCACCGGGCACCCGGACATCGTGCCCGGCACCACCACCTCCATCCAGCGGTGATAGGTGTCCATCGCGCGCCCGTTGATGCGGCGCGGCCAGGTCTCCCCGGCCTCGAACGGGAAGACCTGCGCGGCGGGCAGGGCCAGCACGTCGAAGCGCTCGAACAGCCCGCGCACGCACTGGTACCAGGCGGTGCGGGTGACGCTGGCGGCGTGCACGTCGAAGGCCGAGAGCCTTTGGCCCTGCTCGACCTCCCAGACGGCGTCCGGCTTCATCAGGGCGCGCTTGGCCGGGTCGCGCCAGTGGACCGAGAGGCTGGCGCCGGTGATCCACTGCCGGAGAATGATCCAGGCGCGCCAGATCGCCTCCGGATCGAAGGCAGGCAGCACCGGCTCGACCGCGGCGCCGTGGGTCGCGAACGCCTGGAGGCCGGCCTCGCAGAGGTCGAGAACGCCGGGCTCGAAGGGCAGGTGACCGCCGAAATCCCCGATCCAGCCGATGCGCAGGCCCTTCAGCTCCCGCGGCGGCGGGGCAGCGAAGCCCGCGGGATCCTGGCGGATCGCGTTCGGGGTGCGCGGGTCGTAGCCGGCCTGGACCGAGAGCAGCAGGCCGAGATCGGCGGTGCACCGCGCCATCGGCCCGACGACCCCGAGCTGGGGCAGGAAGACCTCGTCGGTGTGGCCCGGCACCCGGCCGGCGGCGGGGCGCAGGCCCAGCACGTTGTTCCAGGCGGCGGGGTTGCGCAGCGAGCCGCCATGGTCGCTGCCGTCGGCGAGCGGCACCATGCGCAGTGCGAGCGCCACCGCCGCCCCGCCGCTCGAGCCGCCGCCCGCCTTCGCGGGGTCATAGGCGTTGCGCGTCACGCCGAAGACCGGGTTGGTGCTGTGCGAGCCGAGGCCGAATTCCGGCACGTTGGTCTTGCCGATCAGGATCGCGCCGGCCTCCCTCAGCCGCGCGACGTGGAGCGCGTCGGTCGCCGGCACGGTGTCGCGGAACAGGGGAGAGCCCTGCGTGGTGCGGATCCCGGCGGTGGCCGAGAGGTCCTTCACCGCGTGAGGCAGGCCGTGGAGCGGCCCGCGCGGGCCGTTCGCCGCCAGATCCCGGTCGGCGGCCTCGGCCTCGGCGAGCAGCAGGTCGGGCTCGCGCAACGACACGATCGCGTTCACCACGGGGTTGTGGCGGGCGATCTGGTCGAGATGGGCCTGCATCACCTCCCGGGCCGAGACGGCCCGGTCGCGGATCGCCCGCGCGAGGTCGGTGGCGCGCATCGTCACGAGATCGGAGGAGGGGGGCATCGGGTCGTCCTGAAGCGGCGTCGCGGCAGCGGAGCACGGGGCAGCGGAGCACGGGGCAGCGGAGCACGGAGCCTTGGGGCTCGGCAAGCGCCGCGGATGCAGGGGCATCCGCCGCCTCGCGCACGGATCCCGGACGGCGGCGCCGGGTTGCCGGTTCGGGGACCCCACGGCGATCACCGTTGCGACGGGGGCTTATCCCCTCAATCGATCCCGAACATCCGCTCCAGGAAGTTCTTCTCCTCCCGCGCCGGACCGCCGCGCTGCGGCGCCGGCTGGCGCGCCGGCGGCTGGCCGCCGCCGACGAGGGTGTCGATCAGGCCGCCGAGCGTCTGCGGCTCGGCCGGGCCCGCCGCCGCGACGGCGGTGCCGCTGCTGCGGCGCCAGCGGGCCGCGCCCGGCAGGGGCACCGGCTTGTCGCCGCGCAGGGCTGCGGTCATCACGCGGTTCCAGATCTCGACCGGCAGGTTGCCGCCCGAGACCTTCTTGGTCGCCTCGCCGTCGTCGTTGCCGAGCCAGACGCCGGTGACGAGGGTGCCGGAGAACCCGACCGCCCAGGCATCGCGAAAGTCCTGGGTGGTGCCGGTCTTGCCGGCGAGGTCCCAGCCCGGGATGTCGCCCTTCTTCGCCGTGCCGGTGACGAAGACCTCGTGCAGCATGGCGTTCATCATGCCGACTGCGTTGGCGTCGATCACCCGGCCGAGGCCGCTGGGCGCACGCTTGTAGATGATGCGGCCGTCGACGGTCTTCACGCTGGCGATCACGTAGGGAATCACGCCCATGCCGCCATTGGCGAAGGCCGCGTAGGCGCCGACGAGCTCGAGCGGCGTGACCTCCGAGGTGCCGAGCGCGAGCGAGGCGTTGGCCTGGAGCGGCGACGTGATGCCGAGGCGCTGGGCCGTCTGCACCACCGCCTTCGGACCGACCTCCTGGCCGAGCCGCACCGCCACGGTGTTGAGCGAATGCGCGAGCGCGTCGCGCAAGGTGACCGGCCCGCTATAGCTGCGCGAGTAGTTCTCCGGGCTCCAGCCCTTGATGTTCACGGGTGAATCGTCCCGCACGGTGTCGGGGGTCAGGCCGCGCTCGACTGCCGCGAGGTAGACGAAGGGCTTGAAGGCCGAGCCGGGCTGGCGCTTGGCGGTGGTGGCGCGGTTGAACTGGCTCTGGGCGTAGTCGCGCCCGCCGATCAGGGCCCGGATCGCCCCGTCCGGCCGCATCGACACGACGGCGCCCTGAGCGACGTTGTAGCGCCCGCCCTTCTGGTTCAATTCGTCGACGAGGGCGCGCTCGGCCACCGCCTGGAGCGCCGGATCGACGGTGGTCTGCACCGCGACGTCGGTCTCGATCTTGCCGACGTAATCGTCGAGCACGTCCATCACGAGGTCGGCGACGTAGTTGGCCGAGCCGCCGCCCTTCGCCCGGGCGGGCTTCGCCGGCTGGGCGAGCGCCACCTGCACGTCGGCGGCCTTCGCGAAGCCCAGTTCCTGCATCGCCGCCAGCACCTGGGCGGCGCGGGCCTGCGCGGCGGCCAGGTTGCGGTTGGGCGCCAGCCGCGACGGCGCCTGGACGAGGCCGCCGAGCATCGCGGCTTCCGCCAGCGTCACCTCCTTGGCGGGCTTGGCGAAGTAGCGCTGCGCGGCCGCCTCGACGCCGTAGGCGCCGGCGCCGAAATAGACCCGGTTGAGGTAGAGTTCGAGGATCTCGTCCTTCGTGTATTTGTGCTCGAGCCAGAGCGCCAGGATCGCCTCCTGGATCTTGCGCGAGGCGGTGCGCTCCTGGGTCAGGAAGAGGTTCTTGGCGAGCTGCTGGGTCAGGGTCGAGCCGCCCTGGGCCACGCCGCGGCGGGTCAGGTTCTGGCCGATGGCCCGGGCGATGCCGATCGGGTCGATGCCCATATGGCCGTAGAAGCGCCGGTCCTCGATCGCCACGAAGGCCCGGGGCAGGTAGGGCGGCAATTCGCGGATGCTCACCGTGCGGCCGCCGGTCTCGCCGCGATTGGCGAGCAGCGAGCCGTCGGCGGCCAGGATCGCGATGTTGGGCGGGCGCTTCGGGACGGCGAGCTGGTCGATCGGCGGCAGCTGCGAGGCGTGGTAGGCGACGATGCCGGCCACCGCCACCAGGCCCCAGAGGCCGAGGATCATCGTGCCGTAGACGAGGCTCCCGAGGAACGAGCGCCGCCGGCGCCGCGGGGCCGCTGCGGCCGCGCGCCTCGGGGCTGCCTTCCCGGTTCCCTTGGACGTTCCTTTTGCCACGCCGCCCCCCGCCCGGTCCCCACGCGAGAGGCGCAGGTCGAGGGCTGCCGGGTCCGTGGGCCCCTCCGCCTCGAAGCGCGGCTCGACCCGGCCCTTGCGCTCGCGTCCCTTCGCCATCCTGCCGAGTTCCCCTTCGCCCCCGGACATGCCGGCCCGCGCGGGGCGTCGCCGGCCCACGCGAGGCGTCGCCGGCCCGCGCAGGACACTCAAGAGACGTTAATTGAGGCGGGTTTAAGGGCCGTTAACCGAAACTTTGTCGAAGGATCCTCGGGACTTAGCGCTGTGGCCGCCGGGCTGCGGCAAGCCGCGCCGGGAACGGCGCACCAGGGCGAGCGTTGCGGTGGCTCTATCAAGGAGCCGACATGCTGCACCTTCTGGTGGCCGACGGGAACGACCGGGCCGGCCGCGAGACGCATCTCTCGGTCTGCGACAAGACCTCGGCCGAGACCTATGCGGGCATCCTGCGCGCCCTGGCGCCGGACGCCCATTGCCATCTCGTCGCCCCCGCCGATGCGAATATGGTGCTGCCTCGCGCTCTTCCCGAATGCGATGCCCTGGTGCTGACCGGCTCGACCCTGCACGTGGAGGAGGGCGGGCCTGCGGTGACGCGGCAATGCGAGCTGATGCGGGCGGCGCTCGAGGCCGGCCTTCCGGTCTTCGGCTCGTGCTGGGGCGTGCAGGTGGCGGCCACGATCGCCGGGGGCCGGGCCGGCCGCAACCCGAAGGGCCCGGAATTCGGGCTCGCCCGCGCCATCAGCCGGACGCAAGCCGGAGCCGGGCACCCGCTCCTCGACGGCCGGCCGCCGGCCTGGGACGCGCCGGCCATCCACGACGACGCCGTGATCGAACCGCCGCCGGGCGCCCGCATCCTTGCCGGCAACGACCGCCTCGACGTCCAGGCGATCGAGATCCGCCTCGGCGAGGGGGTGTTCTGGGGCACGCAGTACCATCCCGAGCTCGACCTCGACGAGGTCGCGGCGATGCTGCGCCTGTCGGCCCAGGGCGTGGTGGAGGCGGGCCTGTGCCCGGACGCGCCTTCGCTTCAGGCCTACGCGGATTCCTTGCGCGACCTGCATCACGATCCGGAAGGACGCCCCGATCTCGCCTGGCGCCTCGGCGTCACCGCCGAGGTGCTGGTGCCGGAGCGGCGCCGGCGCGAGATCGGGAACTTCCTCGACCGTCTGGTGCGGCCGCGCGCCGCCCGCCGCTGAGGCGGATGAGGCCGCCCGCATGCAGGGCAGGAAGCGTGCGACCTCGGCCCCGAGAAGCCCGGCTTCTCGTGAATGAGGCTGTCGGCTGAGGTCCGGCAACCGGTTCAGCCGGCCCGAGGCCGGCAGGTCAGGTCGTCGGGGCGGAGGCGAGGCGGGGAGCCGGGCCGGGGCGCTCCTCGCCGACGAGGTGGAAGGCGGCCGGCCGGCGGAACAGGAACCGGGCCGGGCTGTGGCGCACCAGCCGCTCGATCCCGAGAGGCACGGCCACCGCCGCCACGGTGACGAGGAGCGAGACGAGGCCGACATCCGCGATGATCCCGCTCTTCACGAGGGCGGTGCGAAGCGCCGCCATCGGCAGGAAGAAGGCGAGGTAGATCACGATCGAGCGCTCGCCGCAGGCCCGGAGCAAGGCTGTGACGGGACCACCGGCCCGGGTCAGCAGGGCCGCCGTCGCCACGATGGCCAGCGCCCCGGCGGCGCCGAGCCCCAGGCTCAACCCCGGCAGGCCCGCCAGGGTCGGGTGCGAGGCCAGGCCGGTCGGCGTGAAGACCAGGACACCCTCGATCAGCGCCCAGGCGGCGAGGCCGGCGAGCGCGAGGCCGGCCCGCGCCCGCACCCAGTCGGCCAGGGCGAAGATGCGGGCCGCGAACAGGTATCCGGCGACGAAGTAGACGAAGCGGGCGCAGAACTCGTCGATCAGGGTCGAGCCGGTATGGATGGGTGCGAGCTGCAGCAGGGCGGCGCCGACCAGCAGCACCGGGCCGGGGACCCGGCGCAGCAGCTTCACGGCGACCGAGAACACCGCCAGCAGGTAGATGAACCACAGGGTCGAGTAGGGCTCGATCAACCCGTAGGCGAGATGGGCGAGGAACGCGCCGGGTCCCGCCCCGTCGGTGATCTGGCCGTACTTCACCGCCGATTGGAGCAGAAGCCACAGCAGGTAGAAATACGCGAAGTGGACGATGCGCCGGTCGGCGAAGAGCCGCCAGTCGCGGTCGATCACGCGGCCGACGAACAGGCCGGACAGGAGGAAGAAGTCCGGGATCCGGAACGGTTTGGCGAACTCCACCACGTGGTGCATGAAGCCTTCGGCCCCCATCGCCTCGCCGGTCCCGAGGGTGGAGTGCATCATCACCACCAGGATGATGCAGATCCCCTTGGCGACGTCGACCCAGGCGAGGCGGCCCGCTTCCGGCACGCCGCGCGGGCGCACCGGATCGTCCGGCCGGACCGAGAGGGCGGGTTCGGTGCTGGGGCGGGCGGACATCGGCGTCTCCACGGACAAGGCGCGAAGGCTCGCAGGGAGGCGTAAAGATCGCAGCCGGATCGGCCGATCGAATCGCGCGAGAACTCGCAACCGCGGATTCACCGTCTCGTCGACGATGTCGATGCCGTTACCGGACGCTCCGCCTCGCCTCACGCCGCGTCCGGGTCAGGCGCGTCGCGGTGTGGAAATCGTCC
Protein-coding regions in this window:
- a CDS encoding glycosyltransferase family protein — encoded protein: MSPVPGGAPQRVLIYSHDTFGLGHLRRARAIAHALVAGAPERRVVILSGSPVSHAFRFAPGVSCRRLPGVTKLASGEYQSLGPGHGLDEVVATRAALIRHVAERFAPDLFLVDKEPAGFHGEVLPALHRLKARGCRLVLGLRDVLDDPALLAPEWERKGALAVLPLYDSLWVYGLEEIYAPLDGLALPGGVAERLTYTGYLRRDAPDAALPDATAEEPFLLVTPGGGGDGVELVEAVVRAYEAQGLEHRALVVFGPFFPAAEQAALSARIAAHPRLASLDFDARLERLMRRAAGVVAMGGYNTFCEILSFDRPGLILPRVRPRREQLIRARAAARLGLVGVIEPGEDEDTARMAAALAALPHNPPPSSRPIPGLLDGLPAIRRLAAAADAACVAAE
- a CDS encoding c-type cytochrome, with the protein product MTRSLALLLLLAATVPAAAGDAKAGRAKAVGCQACHGLDGLSKLPDAPNLAGQVEPYLVKALTEFRNGTRKNEVMSVAAQDLSDADIANLAAYYSGIQIDVVPPG
- a CDS encoding PQQ-dependent sugar dehydrogenase, yielding MKPFLMAALAASVSFAGSALAQDATAGDTKAKVDNLEKLGSFKQTGVAEPPPIPQTGRRADAINRTLQKIKVPDGFKIELYAVVPDARAMAVGPNAGVVFVGTRKSKVYTVTDRDKDRVADEVKVYAPGVDFKIPNGVCFSRDGVLTIVEQNRVLAFPAAEFFYEGTDGPAVVVVKQGELIPPGEESYNHTARICRIGPDGKLYVSLGQPYNVPPKDKADLYAKTGIGGIIRMDADGKNREVYATGIRNSVGMDFAPDKTLWFTDNQVDGMGDDQPPGELNQITKPGQNFGFPWYGGGGVRTVEYKDDKVPADVVPPKAELPPHAADLGMIVYKGKQFPDKYRGGIFTAEHGSWNRTTPIGARVMFVPVNKDGTAGKPEPFAEGWLTEGGEYLGRPVDVATLPDGSLLVSDDTAGAIYRISYEK
- a CDS encoding amidase produces the protein MPPSSDLVTMRATDLARAIRDRAVSAREVMQAHLDQIARHNPVVNAIVSLREPDLLLAEAEAADRDLAANGPRGPLHGLPHAVKDLSATAGIRTTQGSPLFRDTVPATDALHVARLREAGAILIGKTNVPEFGLGSHSTNPVFGVTRNAYDPAKAGGGSSGGAAVALALRMVPLADGSDHGGSLRNPAAWNNVLGLRPAAGRVPGHTDEVFLPQLGVVGPMARCTADLGLLLSVQAGYDPRTPNAIRQDPAGFAAPPPRELKGLRIGWIGDFGGHLPFEPGVLDLCEAGLQAFATHGAAVEPVLPAFDPEAIWRAWIILRQWITGASLSVHWRDPAKRALMKPDAVWEVEQGQRLSAFDVHAASVTRTAWYQCVRGLFERFDVLALPAAQVFPFEAGETWPRRINGRAMDTYHRWMEVVVPGTMSGCPVISLPVGLNPAGLPMGLQLIAPNHQEADLLAIAAAYEAATGFDRTLPPALRG
- a CDS encoding transglycosylase domain-containing protein codes for the protein MAKGRERKGRVEPRFEAEGPTDPAALDLRLSRGDRAGGGVAKGTSKGTGKAAPRRAAAAAPRRRRRSFLGSLVYGTMILGLWGLVAVAGIVAYHASQLPPIDQLAVPKRPPNIAILAADGSLLANRGETGGRTVSIRELPPYLPRAFVAIEDRRFYGHMGIDPIGIARAIGQNLTRRGVAQGGSTLTQQLAKNLFLTQERTASRKIQEAILALWLEHKYTKDEILELYLNRVYFGAGAYGVEAAAQRYFAKPAKEVTLAEAAMLGGLVQAPSRLAPNRNLAAAQARAAQVLAAMQELGFAKAADVQVALAQPAKPARAKGGGSANYVADLVMDVLDDYVGKIETDVAVQTTVDPALQAVAERALVDELNQKGGRYNVAQGAVVSMRPDGAIRALIGGRDYAQSQFNRATTAKRQPGSAFKPFVYLAAVERGLTPDTVRDDSPVNIKGWSPENYSRSYSGPVTLRDALAHSLNTVAVRLGQEVGPKAVVQTAQRLGITSPLQANASLALGTSEVTPLELVGAYAAFANGGMGVIPYVIASVKTVDGRIIYKRAPSGLGRVIDANAVGMMNAMLHEVFVTGTAKKGDIPGWDLAGKTGTTQDFRDAWAVGFSGTLVTGVWLGNDDGEATKKVSGGNLPVEIWNRVMTAALRGDKPVPLPGAARWRRSSGTAVAAAGPAEPQTLGGLIDTLVGGGQPPARQPAPQRGGPAREEKNFLERMFGID
- a CDS encoding type 1 glutamine amidotransferase, which encodes MLHLLVADGNDRAGRETHLSVCDKTSAETYAGILRALAPDAHCHLVAPADANMVLPRALPECDALVLTGSTLHVEEGGPAVTRQCELMRAALEAGLPVFGSCWGVQVAATIAGGRAGRNPKGPEFGLARAISRTQAGAGHPLLDGRPPAWDAPAIHDDAVIEPPPGARILAGNDRLDVQAIEIRLGEGVFWGTQYHPELDLDEVAAMLRLSAQGVVEAGLCPDAPSLQAYADSLRDLHHDPEGRPDLAWRLGVTAEVLVPERRRREIGNFLDRLVRPRAARR
- a CDS encoding acyltransferase family protein, whose amino-acid sequence is MSARPSTEPALSVRPDDPVRPRGVPEAGRLAWVDVAKGICIILVVMMHSTLGTGEAMGAEGFMHHVVEFAKPFRIPDFFLLSGLFVGRVIDRDWRLFADRRIVHFAYFYLLWLLLQSAVKYGQITDGAGPGAFLAHLAYGLIEPYSTLWFIYLLAVFSVAVKLLRRVPGPVLLVGAALLQLAPIHTGSTLIDEFCARFVYFVAGYLFAARIFALADWVRARAGLALAGLAAWALIEGVLVFTPTGLASHPTLAGLPGLSLGLGAAGALAIVATAALLTRAGGPVTALLRACGERSIVIYLAFFLPMAALRTALVKSGIIADVGLVSLLVTVAAVAVPLGIERLVRHSPARFLFRRPAAFHLVGEERPGPAPRLASAPTT